From the Nocardiopsis changdeensis genome, one window contains:
- a CDS encoding SEC-C metal-binding domain-containing protein, with translation MTGTPPVPAALPQPLLEAVHALPLPEHRRVALAAAPDAHLLLDAALDLGDTDPDGARALLDALRSHAPQEAHRQYATHALAVLLRRQGDADTADRLIAGLLDSGRLDRVLALLLAEEFAADGALERALNCYNIACRSILTGPAETVADLNRIGLMPLLGRAAVRERLGLTPDGHDLAAREADRHLPDAAAELRRMAGDTTAPDLPLPEAFSGSFPQDTADPRPIPETVRENHAFFPHPALGEARERGLLPADPGSGSGDPAAHHHAVELTLRAQARGFPDVRLGTIPVTPAEIADFAAEHGLDPADPGTLRAWVSAVPAPDSPNVAPWPPERNHPCWCGSGRKYKKCCGSASLR, from the coding sequence ATGACAGGAACACCGCCGGTCCCCGCCGCCCTCCCGCAGCCGCTGCTGGAAGCGGTCCACGCCCTTCCCCTGCCCGAGCACCGGCGCGTCGCGCTCGCCGCCGCCCCGGACGCGCACCTCCTCCTCGACGCCGCGTTGGACCTGGGCGACACCGACCCCGACGGTGCCCGCGCCCTCCTCGACGCCCTGCGCTCCCACGCCCCGCAGGAGGCGCACCGCCAGTACGCGACCCACGCGCTCGCCGTCCTCCTGCGCCGCCAGGGCGACGCGGACACGGCCGACCGGCTCATCGCCGGCCTCCTCGACTCCGGCCGCCTCGACCGGGTCCTCGCCCTCCTCCTCGCCGAGGAGTTCGCCGCCGACGGCGCCCTCGAACGCGCCCTGAACTGCTACAACATCGCCTGCCGCAGCATCCTGACCGGCCCGGCCGAGACCGTCGCCGACCTCAACCGCATCGGCCTGATGCCCCTCCTGGGCCGGGCCGCGGTCCGCGAACGCCTCGGCCTCACCCCCGACGGCCACGACCTGGCCGCCCGCGAGGCCGACCGCCACCTGCCCGACGCGGCCGCCGAACTCCGCCGCATGGCGGGCGACACCACCGCCCCCGACCTCCCCCTCCCCGAGGCCTTCTCCGGCTCCTTCCCCCAGGACACCGCCGACCCCCGCCCGATCCCGGAGACCGTGCGCGAGAACCACGCTTTCTTCCCCCACCCCGCCCTGGGTGAGGCGCGCGAACGCGGCCTGCTGCCCGCCGACCCCGGTTCCGGCTCCGGCGACCCGGCCGCCCACCACCACGCCGTCGAGCTCACCCTGCGCGCCCAGGCCCGCGGCTTCCCGGACGTCCGGCTGGGCACGATCCCGGTCACCCCGGCCGAGATCGCGGACTTCGCCGCCGAACACGGCCTCGACCCGGCCGACCCGGGCACCCTCCGCGCCTGGGTCTCGGCGGTCCCGGCGCCGGATTCCCCGAACGTCGCGCCCTGGCCGCCCGAGCGCAACCACCCCTGCTGGTGCGGCTCCGGCCGCAAGTACAAGAAGTGCTGCGGCTCCGCCTCCCTGCGCTGA